From Alphaproteobacteria bacterium, the proteins below share one genomic window:
- a CDS encoding pilus assembly protein: MILFKKFRQFTQETKGASMVEFALILPLLLTVSLGIYEATNYILLNAKLNEISSGVANWVGAQTSTATITDCLIGANLMGTDYNFTTKGKVIVTGLQQVGTSTSQTLVWQQGSPGALSQISSGGQAPFPVLVDKNVIIVEVSYQYQPTFPYLAAIFPSITLSKVAQSVPRGSGAFNPLPAT, translated from the coding sequence ATGATCCTTTTCAAGAAATTTCGGCAATTTACACAAGAAACGAAAGGGGCCTCGATGGTCGAGTTTGCCCTTATCCTTCCTTTGTTGTTGACTGTTTCTTTAGGTATCTACGAAGCAACAAATTACATTCTTTTGAATGCAAAATTAAACGAAATTTCTTCTGGAGTTGCAAATTGGGTTGGAGCACAAACAAGCACCGCAACCATTACAGATTGTTTAATAGGAGCCAACTTGATGGGAACGGACTATAACTTTACCACAAAAGGGAAAGTCATCGTCACAGGGTTACAACAGGTTGGAACCTCCACAAGTCAAACCCTTGTTTGGCAACAAGGCTCCCCCGGGGCGTTGAGCCAAATCTCAAGCGGGGGTCAGGCTCCATTTCCCGTCTTAGTTGACAAAAATGTTATTATTGTTGAAGTTTCTTATCAATATCAACCAACCTTTCCCTATCTGGCGGCTATTTTCCCCTCTATAACTTTATCAAAAGTCGCACAATCCGTTCCCAG
- a CDS encoding pilus assembly protein: MFNKLTSSIRLNKIFSCQKGASLVEFAIVFPILITIILSIFELGIMLTIKVNMQSCVMSGAFYGATGAYTTGSTRTASAQAVMTNGMSSILNPSNVTMTLQSYPTFAIANLGGPGTAGSGNAGQVGMYKMQYAYSPSSPLIAALFGGTKVLQATSYTKNEGTFPS; the protein is encoded by the coding sequence ATGTTCAATAAATTAACTTCTTCTATCCGTCTCAATAAAATCTTTTCTTGCCAAAAAGGGGCTTCTCTTGTCGAGTTCGCTATTGTTTTCCCTATTTTGATTACAATTATATTAAGCATTTTTGAATTGGGAATCATGCTGACAATTAAAGTCAATATGCAAAGCTGTGTCATGAGTGGCGCATTTTATGGAGCAACAGGCGCGTATACCACGGGATCAACCCGTACAGCTTCCGCCCAAGCCGTTATGACAAATGGTATGTCGTCGATCCTCAACCCATCCAACGTGACAATGACCCTTCAGTCCTACCCTACTTTTGCCATTGCTAATTTGGGGGGTCCAGGCACAGCCGGCTCAGGCAATGCAGGACAAGTCGGAATGTACAAGATGCAATATGCCTATTCCCCCTCAAGTCCTCTTATAGCTGCACTCTTTGGGGGGACAAAAGTTCTTCAAGCAACAAGTTATACAAAAAATGAAGGGACTTTTCCATCATGA